A window from Drosophila yakuba strain Tai18E2 chromosome 3L, Prin_Dyak_Tai18E2_2.1, whole genome shotgun sequence encodes these proteins:
- the LOC26535053 gene encoding uncharacterized protein LOC26535053 produces MESDSMFDRTFRPLTPIAETLVDKYDTDLLSSEDIWKSYMDMKKGLIKPSEAVWPLCCMANSEPSKTPPPSLSESPNSNEFPPKTVRVNKNLYKKNTFETGFGRKIGENEQRVLDQWIESEGLNGSYNDREEWDSKEKVDSDAQKPQILDNEDVAVANFTIGIEEERAIKEWIKSEGLNEPHSDIEEFDMLLSLARDHEKNRDLLMELLKPKVLISQEKDVWKKFSPKVFEMPQKPDSVEPELWKSPPNEKVSVENIPEKEPQKATEFNVGKPEKPVILEVKDIKPLPPRPEDEEAIPSWLQQCSETISQQLQLLIYEDSSNNPTAAEPEGIDFETEISKEQNSFTVRLEDFEYIIDQNMTEFRDPQAKRLRSKWNQQFGSKSLENLRRCLLLPPLPDHLDQCLQRIRILRRPNKRKVEELRMRVEMNFCKMYCTLSINMNLNPQHTVRNLRNAVYNDDIDVIQIRYEATQIAWIWSDGSVLIINGRGHEMLAETQKDLMFRTLGKANFKADSSNKLLHLRLISCAHFPWGISLPEFTASSVLSPEPHMKYVYYVDKAVPGVAARVHETGMVQVFAMTTGEADNMLKKLYLLTANHRKATIDVIKKEPMDYD; encoded by the coding sequence ATGGAATCGGATTCGATGTTTGATCGCACTTTTCGACCCTTAACACCCATCGCTGAGACCTTGGTGGATAAGTATGATACAGATCTGCTGTCGTCAGAGGATATTTGGAAAAGTTATATGGATATGAAGAAGGGGCTTATAAAGCCCTCGGAAGCAGTATGGCCTTTGTGTTGCATGGCGAATTCGGAGCCTTCCAAAACTCCGCCTCCGAGTTTATCGGAATCTCCAAATTCCAACGAATTCCCTCCGAAAACAGTTCGAGTTAACAAAAACCTATATAAAAAGAATACTTTTGAAACTGGTTTTGGGAGGAAAATCGGAGAAAACGAGCAGCGGGTCTTGGATCAGTGGATAGAGTCGGAGGGGCTCAACGGGTCCTATAATGATAGAGAAGAATGGGATTCAAAGGAAAAGGTCGATAGTGACGCCCAAAAGCCTCAGATTCTGGACAATGAAGATGTCGCCGTTGCTAACTTTACCATTGGAATCGAAGAGGAGCGGGCCATCAAGGAATGGATAAAATCGGAGGGGCTCAACGAACCCCATAGTGATATAGAAGAGTTCGATATGTTATTAAGCCTAGCCAGAGATCATGAGAAGAATCGTGATCTTCTGATGGAGTTACTAAAGCCCAAGGTTCTTATCTCCCAGGAAAAGGatgtttggaaaaagttttctccAAAGGTGTTCGAAATGCCGCAAAAACCTGATTCCGTAGAGCCTGAGTTATGGAAATCCCCACCCAACGAAAAGGTTTCCGTTGAAAATATTCCAGAAAAGGAACCACAGAAAGCAACTGAATTCAATGTGGGAAAACCAGAAAAGCCAGTTATCCTCGAGGTCAAAGACATTAAACCATTACCGCCGAGGCCCGAGGATGAGGAAGCTATCCCCAGTTGGCTACAGCAATGCAGTGAAACCATTTCCCAACAACTGCAACTCCTCATATATGAGGACAGTTCCAACAATCCAACTGCTGCAGAACCAGAGGGCATTGACTTCGAAACCGAGATCAGCAAGGAGCAGAACAGCTTCACAGTTCGCCTCGAGGACTTCGAGTACATCATTGACCAAAACATGACGGAGTTCAGGGACCCCCAAGCTAAGAGACTCCGCTCAAAGTGGAACCAGCAGTTTGGATCAAAGTCGCTGGAGAATTTGAGGCGATGTCTTCTGCTTCCGCCTCTGCCAGATCACTTGGACCAGTGCCTCCAGAGGATTAGAATCCTAAGGCGTCCCAACAAGCGCAAGGTCGAGGAATTGCGCATGCGCGTCGAAatgaatttttgcaaaatgtattGCACACTGAGTATTAATATGAACTTGAATCCGCAACATACGGTTAGGAACCTAAGGAACGCCGTTTACAATGACGACATCGATGTGATCCAAATTCGGTATGAGGCTACACAGATAGCCTGGATTTGGTCCGATGGCAGTGTTTTGATAATCAATGGAAGAGGCCATGAGATGCTTGCCGAAACACAAAAGGATCTGATGTTTAGGACCCTTGGGAAGGCGAACTTCAAAGCCGACTCCTCAAACAAGCTTCTTCATCTGCGTCTCATTTCCTGTGCCCACTTTCCATGGGGGATCTCTTTGCCGGAGTTCACTGCTTCAAGCGTTCTTTCTCCTGAGCCCCATATGAAGTATGTCTACTACGTGGACAAGGCAGTTCCCGGGGTGGCGGCCCGTGTTCATGAGACGGGAATGGTCCAGGTGTTTGCCATGACCACGGGTGAGGCGGATAATATGCTGAAGAAACTGTACCTTCTTACGGCCAATCACCGAAAGGCCACCATAGACGTCATCAAAAAGGAACCAATGGACTACGACTGA